The Frankiaceae bacterium genome contains a region encoding:
- a CDS encoding RNA polymerase sigma factor SigF: MTEVDGAVAPEETASVADPDEAEAAVEETVDAEVVAAATAHAERTTADRARARALFARLGDGDPEVRDELVRMHLPLVEYLARRFRNRGEPLEDLVQVATIGLIKSIDRFDLERGVEFSTYATPTIVGEIKRHFRDKGWAIRVPRRLQELKLTLTKATGELSQTLGRSPTVSELATHLGLQEEEILEGLESANAYSAVSLDATDSGDDDSPAVSDSLGMVDEALEGVEYRESLKPLLDKLPAREKKILVLRFFGNMTQSQIAAELGISQMHVSRLLARTLAQLREGLLAD; encoded by the coding sequence ATGACCGAGGTCGACGGGGCCGTGGCCCCCGAGGAGACTGCGTCCGTGGCCGACCCGGACGAGGCCGAGGCCGCCGTCGAGGAGACCGTGGACGCCGAGGTGGTCGCGGCCGCGACGGCGCACGCCGAGCGCACGACCGCCGACCGGGCCCGCGCGCGGGCGCTGTTCGCGCGGCTCGGCGACGGGGACCCCGAGGTCCGCGACGAGCTCGTACGGATGCACCTGCCGCTCGTCGAGTACCTCGCCCGCCGCTTCCGCAACCGCGGCGAGCCGCTCGAGGACCTCGTCCAGGTCGCCACGATCGGGCTCATCAAGTCCATCGACCGCTTCGACCTCGAACGCGGCGTGGAGTTCTCGACGTACGCCACCCCGACCATCGTCGGCGAGATCAAGCGGCACTTCCGCGACAAGGGCTGGGCGATCCGCGTACCGCGGCGGCTGCAGGAGCTCAAGCTCACGCTGACCAAGGCGACCGGCGAGCTCTCGCAGACGCTAGGGCGTTCGCCGACGGTGTCCGAGCTGGCGACGCACCTCGGCCTGCAGGAGGAGGAGATCCTCGAAGGCCTCGAGTCGGCGAACGCGTACTCCGCCGTCTCGCTGGACGCCACCGACTCCGGCGACGACGACTCCCCCGCCGTCTCCGACTCGCTCGGCATGGTCGACGAGGCGCTGGAGGGCGTGGAGTACCGCGAGTCGCTGAAGCCGCTGCTCGACAAGCTGCCGGCGCGCGAGAAGAAGATCCTCGTGCTGCGGTTCTTCGGGAACATGACCCAGTCGCAGATCGCCGCCGAGCTCGGCATCTCCCAGATGCACGTCTCCCGCCTGCTGGCGCGCACGCTCGCCCAGCTCCGCGAGGGCCTCCTCGCCGACTGA
- a CDS encoding CrcB family protein yields MTTFLLVLALGALGSAARYLVDSALTARLGDAWPWGTFVVNVTGCFAAGLVTSRVVLVGLVGAYTTFSTYAVEVVKVDGSSRPAALAYGLGSVVAGVLAAGLGLVLRG; encoded by the coding sequence ATGACGACGTTCCTGCTGGTGCTCGCCCTGGGCGCGCTCGGGTCGGCGGCGCGCTACCTCGTGGACTCGGCGCTGACCGCGCGGCTCGGCGACGCGTGGCCGTGGGGGACGTTCGTCGTCAACGTCACCGGCTGCTTCGCCGCCGGACTGGTCACCAGCCGCGTCGTCCTCGTGGGGCTGGTGGGCGCGTACACGACGTTCTCGACGTACGCCGTCGAGGTCGTCAAGGTCGACGGCTCGTCACGCCCCGCTGCCCTCGCCTACGGGCTCGGGAGCGTGGTCGCCGGCGTCCTCGCCGCCGGCCTCGGCCTCGTCCTCCGCGGCTGA
- a CDS encoding STAS domain-containing protein gives MTLLPTRTPGVAPVPVAVTWTAVGEVVVLRCVGDLDLGGVEAMSGAVHDALTHRPTGLVVDMSEVGFCDTVGLRLLLSTAAKARAQGCVPALAAVRPSVGDFLARVCADRALPAYADVGAAIEGLMFTAVWR, from the coding sequence ATGACCCTGCTCCCCACCAGGACGCCGGGCGTCGCGCCCGTGCCCGTCGCCGTCACGTGGACCGCCGTCGGCGAGGTCGTCGTGCTCCGCTGCGTCGGCGACCTGGACCTCGGCGGCGTCGAGGCGATGTCCGGCGCCGTGCACGACGCGCTCACGCACCGCCCCACCGGGCTCGTCGTGGACATGAGCGAGGTCGGCTTCTGCGACACCGTCGGGCTGCGCCTGCTGCTGAGCACCGCCGCCAAGGCCCGCGCGCAGGGCTGTGTCCCCGCCCTGGCCGCGGTCCGGCCGAGCGTCGGAGACTTCCTCGCCCGCGTCTGCGCCGACCGCGCCCTGCCGGCCTACGCCGACGTGGGCGCCGCCATCGAGGGGCTCATGTTCACCGCGGTGTGGAGGTAG
- a CDS encoding WhiB family transcriptional regulator, translating into MDWRHRALCRDEDPELFFPIGTTGPAAQQVEEAKAVCKRCDVVAECLQWALETGQDAGVWGATSEDERRALKRRGARARARIA; encoded by the coding sequence ATGGACTGGCGCCACCGCGCGCTCTGCCGTGACGAGGACCCCGAGCTGTTCTTCCCGATCGGCACGACTGGCCCCGCCGCGCAGCAGGTCGAAGAGGCCAAGGCCGTCTGCAAGCGCTGCGACGTCGTCGCCGAGTGCCTGCAGTGGGCGCTCGAGACCGGCCAGGACGCCGGCGTCTGGGGTGCCACCAGCGAGGACGAGCGCCGCGCGCTGAAGCGCCGTGGTGCGCGTGCCCGCGCCCGCATCGCCTGA
- a CDS encoding type II toxin-antitoxin system RelE/ParE family toxin — protein MWRVEVTREFREWFSTLDDIAGDAVGSAIDVLIDRGPALGRPRVDRIKGSAWHHMKELRVSAGRRKLRVLFAFDPRGVAMLLLGGDKSGMWREWYVAAIPVADAIYERHLEDLRREDER, from the coding sequence ATGTGGAGAGTCGAGGTCACGCGCGAGTTCCGCGAGTGGTTCTCGACGCTCGACGACATCGCGGGTGACGCGGTCGGCTCGGCGATCGACGTCCTGATCGACCGCGGGCCGGCGCTCGGGCGGCCGCGCGTCGACCGCATCAAGGGATCCGCGTGGCACCACATGAAGGAGCTGCGGGTCAGTGCTGGCAGACGGAAGCTGCGGGTGCTGTTCGCGTTCGACCCGCGTGGTGTTGCCATGCTGCTGCTTGGCGGCGACAAGAGCGGCATGTGGAGGGAGTGGTACGTCGCCGCGATTCCGGTCGCCGACGCGATCTACGAACGTCACCTGGAGGACCTGCGCAGAGAGGACGAGCGATGA
- a CDS encoding TIGR03767 family metallophosphoesterase: protein MRPSRRAVLRAASLGGAALAAPPVFFPSRHAALAKPVDPAHTTLDHTILRSAQELRAGGYRLLRYGPGEPHVVRDDLGATAGAARVKNRKPVTTFVQFTDVHVLDAQSPARVEFLDRYSDAPGEQIPFDSAWRPQEALTLHLADANVRAVRTLSRGPVTGKPFEFTICTGDNTDNTQLNETRWFVDVLDGRLVTPDSGDPEKWEGVQDADATTYDTHYWHPDGTPSGKQPDHGRALYGFPVVTGLLDAARKPFVARGIGMPWYAVFGNHDPLLQGNAPAFVDVGGTDVPTGFATVATGPVKVVALPAGLSPADAQRGLIEQDPTVLTALLAGPARTVTADAKRRPLSKREYMAEMFKTTGSPVGHGFAQDNVASGLGYYAFDHGAYLRCIVLDTVNPGGYSEGSLDVEQFAWLEEELTENAATQRLAVVFSHHPSAGMSNPTVTPSDTGPRVMGDAVVELLHRFPHAILWVNGHTHRNDVIPHPHANGGFWEVNTAAHVDFPNQSRIVEIVDNLDGTLSVFGTIVDAEAPLSVSAAESYAAPAAVSGLAAVARELGANDWQSRPADLDGGRRGPVEARNVELLVKAPFDLGLSGKSGGPRATARPRSGPRILPRTGIDDLPAGVATAVAVAAAGLAAARRANDSGEAMTEDA from the coding sequence TTGCGACCGTCCCGGCGCGCCGTGCTGCGCGCCGCGTCCCTCGGCGGCGCGGCGCTCGCGGCACCCCCTGTCTTCTTCCCCAGCAGGCATGCCGCGCTGGCGAAGCCCGTGGACCCCGCGCACACGACGCTGGACCACACGATCCTCCGGTCCGCGCAGGAGCTGCGGGCCGGCGGCTACCGCCTGCTGAGGTACGGCCCCGGCGAGCCGCACGTCGTCCGCGACGACCTCGGCGCCACGGCCGGCGCCGCGCGCGTCAAGAACCGCAAGCCCGTCACGACGTTCGTCCAGTTCACCGACGTGCACGTGCTCGACGCGCAGTCGCCGGCCCGCGTGGAGTTCCTCGACCGCTACTCCGACGCCCCCGGCGAGCAGATCCCGTTCGACTCGGCGTGGCGGCCGCAGGAGGCGCTGACGCTGCACCTCGCCGACGCCAACGTCCGCGCCGTCCGTACGCTCTCCCGCGGCCCCGTCACGGGGAAGCCGTTCGAGTTCACGATCTGCACCGGCGACAACACCGACAACACGCAGCTGAACGAGACCCGCTGGTTCGTCGACGTTCTCGACGGCAGGCTGGTCACGCCCGACTCCGGCGACCCGGAGAAGTGGGAGGGCGTGCAGGACGCCGACGCGACGACGTACGACACGCACTACTGGCACCCCGACGGCACGCCGAGCGGCAAGCAGCCCGACCACGGCAGGGCGCTGTACGGCTTCCCTGTCGTCACGGGCCTGCTCGACGCGGCGCGCAAGCCGTTCGTCGCGCGGGGGATCGGGATGCCGTGGTACGCCGTGTTCGGCAACCACGACCCGCTGCTGCAGGGCAACGCGCCGGCGTTCGTCGACGTCGGCGGCACCGACGTGCCGACCGGCTTCGCGACCGTCGCGACCGGCCCGGTCAAGGTCGTCGCGCTGCCCGCGGGCCTGTCGCCCGCCGACGCGCAGCGCGGGCTCATCGAGCAGGACCCGACCGTTCTCACCGCGCTGCTCGCCGGCCCCGCGCGTACCGTCACCGCCGACGCGAAGCGCCGCCCCCTGAGCAAGCGCGAGTACATGGCGGAGATGTTCAAGACGACCGGGTCGCCGGTCGGCCACGGCTTCGCGCAGGACAACGTCGCCTCCGGGCTCGGCTACTACGCGTTCGACCACGGGGCGTACCTGCGCTGCATCGTGCTCGACACCGTCAACCCCGGCGGCTACTCCGAGGGCTCGCTCGACGTCGAGCAGTTCGCCTGGCTCGAGGAGGAGCTGACGGAGAACGCCGCCACCCAGCGGCTCGCCGTCGTCTTCAGCCACCACCCGTCGGCCGGCATGAGCAACCCCACCGTCACGCCGTCCGACACCGGCCCGCGCGTCATGGGCGACGCGGTCGTCGAGCTGCTGCACCGCTTCCCGCACGCGATCCTCTGGGTCAACGGCCACACCCACCGCAACGACGTCATCCCGCACCCGCACGCCAACGGCGGGTTCTGGGAGGTCAACACCGCGGCGCACGTCGACTTCCCCAACCAGTCGCGGATCGTGGAGATCGTCGACAACCTCGACGGCACACTGTCGGTGTTCGGCACGATCGTCGACGCCGAGGCGCCGCTGAGCGTCTCGGCCGCCGAGTCGTACGCCGCCCCGGCCGCGGTCAGCGGGCTCGCCGCGGTCGCGCGCGAGCTCGGCGCCAACGACTGGCAGTCACGCCCCGCCGACCTCGACGGCGGCCGCCGCGGCCCCGTCGAGGCGCGCAACGTCGAGCTGCTGGTGAAGGCGCCGTTCGACCTCGGCCTGTCCGGCAAGAGCGGCGGCCCGCGCGCGACCGCGCGGCCGCGGTCCGGTCCGCGCATCCTGCCGCGAACCGGCATCGACGACCTGCCCGCCGGCGTCGCCACGGCGGTCGCCGTCGCGGCCGCGGGCCTCGCCGCCGCCCGGCGCGCGAACGACAGCGGCGAAGCGATGACGGAGGACGCGTGA
- a CDS encoding DUF3159 domain-containing protein, with protein MKGLDTQGKDVDEILEEVVGGRRAGQDPKELFGGPRDWVDSALPPAAFVITNVVTELRTAVYVAIATTLVLVLVRLVMKETLRHAFSGVFGVAISAFIAMKTGEAKNFFVVGIATNVLYGVGFLVSVLVRHPMVGVIMRLVLDKYPKEWHEHPRVRRAYSEATLGWSAMFLLRFAVQSLLYKEDQVGLLAAAKIGMGYPLFLALLAVTLPYVKWRTRDVPVPESAAEDEAEAGGEDAGDHAPEPVGEGSGA; from the coding sequence GTGAAGGGCTTGGACACGCAGGGCAAGGACGTCGACGAAATCCTCGAGGAGGTCGTCGGAGGGCGCCGCGCGGGGCAGGACCCGAAGGAGCTGTTCGGCGGTCCCCGCGACTGGGTCGACTCGGCGCTGCCACCGGCGGCGTTCGTCATCACGAACGTCGTCACCGAGCTGCGCACCGCCGTCTACGTCGCGATCGCCACCACCCTCGTGCTCGTCCTCGTGCGCCTCGTCATGAAGGAGACGCTGCGGCACGCGTTCTCCGGCGTGTTCGGCGTCGCGATCTCCGCCTTCATCGCCATGAAGACCGGCGAGGCCAAGAACTTCTTCGTCGTCGGCATCGCCACCAACGTCCTCTACGGCGTCGGCTTCCTCGTCTCGGTGCTCGTCCGCCACCCGATGGTGGGCGTCATCATGCGGCTGGTCCTCGACAAGTACCCGAAGGAGTGGCACGAGCACCCCCGGGTCAGGCGCGCGTACTCCGAGGCGACGCTCGGCTGGTCGGCGATGTTCCTGCTCCGGTTCGCCGTGCAGTCGCTGCTGTACAAGGAGGACCAGGTCGGCCTGCTCGCCGCCGCGAAGATCGGCATGGGCTACCCGCTGTTCCTCGCGCTGCTGGCCGTCACCCTGCCGTACGTGAAGTGGCGGACCCGCGACGTGCCCGTACCCGAGTCAGCCGCGGAGGACGAGGCCGAGGCCGGCGGCGAGGACGCCGGCGACCACGCTCCCGAGCCCGTAGGCGAGGGCAGCGGGGCGTGA
- a CDS encoding anti-sigma regulatory factor yields the protein MTANPEATAPVRDVVALRLPADSAYLAVLRTAAAGLASRLNFTLDDIEDLRIAVDEACAMLLPRAAEGATLDCSFELKPAELDIAVSLATTDGTLPSRDTFAWTVLTALAGEVDASADGSTVTITMAKKSSTDLTGAAG from the coding sequence GTGACTGCGAACCCCGAGGCGACCGCGCCCGTGCGCGACGTCGTGGCGCTGCGGCTGCCCGCCGACAGCGCGTACCTGGCGGTGCTGCGTACGGCGGCGGCCGGGCTCGCGTCCCGGCTGAACTTCACGCTCGACGACATCGAGGACCTGCGCATCGCTGTCGACGAGGCGTGCGCGATGCTGCTGCCGCGCGCCGCCGAGGGGGCGACGCTGGACTGCTCGTTCGAGCTGAAGCCCGCCGAGCTGGACATCGCGGTGAGCCTCGCCACGACCGACGGGACGCTGCCGTCGCGGGACACGTTCGCGTGGACGGTCCTCACCGCGCTGGCGGGAGAGGTCGACGCGAGCGCCGACGGCAGCACCGTCACGATCACGATGGCGAAGAAGTCCTCGACGGACCTCACGGGTGCCGCCGGATGA
- a CDS encoding diacylglycerol kinase family protein codes for MRAVLVFNPKATATNARVRDVLKRALESDLKLEVVETKRRGHAIDAARNAADDGVELVVVLGGDGTVNEVVNGIAGTPAELAVVPGGSTNVFARALGLSGNPVEATSEILDALRSGRRRRVNLGRANGRYFTFCAGVGLDAEVVRVVERHRRNGRKATPGLYVRSAVFHYFLGTERKTPSITLTRPGEEPVEGLFNVIIANGAPWTYFGERPINPCPDADFDGGLDVMAMRKLKSVSSLAVVRQMFDAKPRLRSRAAFQVHDAAEFTVSSDRPLAYQLDGDYLGEIEEVTFVSVPEALSVVV; via the coding sequence GTGCGCGCCGTTCTGGTCTTCAACCCCAAGGCGACGGCGACGAACGCCCGCGTCCGGGACGTGCTCAAGCGGGCCCTGGAGAGCGACCTCAAGCTGGAGGTCGTCGAGACCAAGCGTCGCGGCCACGCCATCGACGCCGCCCGCAACGCCGCCGACGACGGTGTCGAGCTGGTCGTCGTCCTCGGCGGCGACGGCACGGTCAACGAGGTGGTCAACGGCATCGCCGGCACGCCCGCCGAGCTGGCCGTCGTTCCCGGCGGGTCCACGAACGTCTTCGCCCGCGCGCTGGGCCTGTCCGGCAACCCGGTCGAGGCGACGAGCGAGATCCTCGACGCCCTGCGCTCCGGCCGCCGCCGCCGGGTCAACCTCGGCAGGGCCAACGGCCGCTACTTCACGTTCTGCGCGGGCGTCGGCCTCGACGCCGAGGTGGTCCGCGTCGTCGAACGCCACCGCCGCAACGGCCGCAAGGCCACACCCGGCCTCTACGTCCGCAGCGCCGTCTTCCACTACTTCCTCGGCACCGAGCGCAAGACGCCGAGCATCACGCTGACCCGCCCCGGGGAGGAGCCGGTCGAGGGGCTGTTCAACGTGATCATCGCCAACGGCGCGCCGTGGACGTACTTCGGCGAGCGACCGATCAACCCGTGCCCCGACGCCGACTTCGACGGCGGGCTCGACGTCATGGCGATGCGCAAGCTCAAGTCGGTGTCGTCGCTCGCGGTCGTACGCCAGATGTTCGACGCGAAGCCGCGGCTGAGGAGCAGGGCGGCGTTCCAGGTCCACGACGCGGCGGAGTTCACGGTGTCGAGCGACCGGCCGCTCGCGTACCAGCTCGACGGCGACTACCTCGGGGAGATCGAAGAGGTGACGTTCGTGTCGGTGCCCGAGGCGCTGTCAGTCGTCGTCTAG
- a CDS encoding ATP-binding protein yields MSAGGQGRSARLSLPANATSPSRARKFVVRTLTDWGVASVDDAALVVSELVTNALLHARTSMVVSLAEDGTDALRLSVADGSVAALQERHFSLESGTGRGLRLLDSIALEWGVDRRDDGKTVWCRLPVDGASAAYAGFDIDAVEAL; encoded by the coding sequence GTGAGCGCAGGCGGACAGGGCCGGTCGGCGCGGTTGTCGCTGCCCGCGAACGCGACGTCGCCGTCGCGGGCGCGCAAGTTCGTCGTGCGGACGCTGACCGACTGGGGCGTCGCCTCCGTCGACGACGCCGCGCTCGTCGTGAGCGAGCTGGTCACCAACGCCCTGCTCCACGCGCGCACGTCGATGGTCGTCTCGCTCGCCGAGGACGGCACCGACGCGCTACGCCTCTCCGTCGCCGACGGCAGCGTGGCGGCGTTGCAGGAACGCCACTTCAGCCTCGAGTCCGGCACCGGCCGCGGCCTGCGGCTGCTCGACTCGATCGCCCTGGAGTGGGGCGTGGACCGGCGCGACGACGGCAAGACCGTGTGGTGCCGGCTGCCCGTGGACGGCGCGTCCGCGGCGTACGCGGGGTTCGACATCGACGCCGTGGAGGCGCTGTGA
- a CDS encoding CrcB family protein has translation MPLRTPARTGLVAAGGAAGAAARWGVLAAEPVRPGSFPLTTFLVNVLGAGLLGYLVGRVPVRDDRSEGVRLLLGTGVLGGFTTFSGFALEVWQGPAVAYALVAVVAGVAAAVVGLALGAAAAPE, from the coding sequence ATGCCGCTCCGTACTCCCGCGCGGACCGGATTGGTCGCGGCGGGCGGCGCGGCGGGGGCCGCCGCGCGCTGGGGCGTCCTCGCGGCGGAGCCGGTGCGGCCTGGCTCGTTCCCGCTCACGACGTTCCTGGTCAACGTCCTCGGCGCGGGTCTGCTCGGCTACCTCGTCGGCCGGGTGCCGGTCCGCGACGACCGGTCGGAGGGCGTACGACTGCTGCTCGGGACGGGCGTGCTGGGCGGGTTCACGACGTTCTCCGGCTTCGCGCTGGAGGTGTGGCAGGGCCCGGCGGTGGCGTACGCGCTCGTGGCCGTCGTCGCGGGCGTCGCGGCGGCCGTCGTGGGGCTGGCGCTCGGCGCGGCGGCGGCTCCGGAATGA
- a CDS encoding DUF2188 domain-containing protein produces MSDRIPWEEVRDARLKTPEDRARYEEARQALEAELDAEQRTLRDLRRARALTQTQLAAALRVSQAQVSRIESQTDLYLSTLRSYVEAMGGELELRVVFGDGAWAELALGAGGEAFGSGEQVVVVEEGEFREIAKGVYVVPRADGWAVRRAGRTRASAVLATEAEAIDRACDMVRTTGGQVVVQRAAS; encoded by the coding sequence ATGAGCGACCGCATCCCGTGGGAGGAGGTGCGCGACGCCCGCCTGAAGACGCCCGAGGACCGGGCGCGCTACGAGGAGGCCCGGCAGGCGCTGGAGGCCGAGCTCGACGCGGAGCAGCGCACGCTGCGCGACCTGCGGCGGGCCCGCGCGCTCACGCAGACGCAGCTCGCCGCGGCGCTCCGGGTCAGCCAGGCGCAGGTGAGCCGCATCGAGTCGCAGACCGACCTCTACCTGTCGACCCTGCGCTCGTACGTCGAAGCCATGGGCGGCGAGCTCGAGCTGCGCGTGGTCTTCGGCGACGGGGCCTGGGCCGAGCTGGCGCTGGGGGCGGGTGGCGAGGCGTTCGGCTCCGGCGAGCAGGTGGTCGTCGTCGAGGAGGGCGAGTTCCGCGAGATCGCCAAGGGCGTCTACGTCGTGCCGCGGGCTGACGGGTGGGCGGTCCGCCGCGCCGGGCGCACCCGGGCGAGCGCCGTCCTCGCTACGGAGGCGGAGGCGATCGACCGGGCGTGCGACATGGTCCGTACGACCGGCGGCCAGGTGGTGGTGCAGCGCGCCGCTAGCTGA
- a CDS encoding SpoIIE family protein phosphatase, protein MTSYAERENDRALGPTVDSAWPAVIVTDPELRVLHWSRSATAVYGWTEEEALGRRLGELVADTLDSEAAVAIVSQLSAGESWDGTYPMRHKDGSSFVVHVRDTPVFAEDGRLVAIIGLSYPLGEERLPILAAERGARSSAERATERLRRLQQVTAALSRAMTTDETIDLVLRRGMELEGAGSGSIWLLDESTRVLRFAGAVGMMPGVDQKYATIPVDADLPAGAVVRSKRALYLRSRAQRDEDWPAIAGTPSAMEAIAVVPLVVDDRAIGCLSFGFPEIREFGEGERDFLAALANVCAQVIDRARLYEAERAASGRVAFLAEASRVLNTSLDYDVTVQRVVSLLLESFATIVVVDLLSPDGSIERAAMAAADPSKQDALESLRRNPIKPGSSGWEVLTTGKPRVIPEVDDETLRRNTPDEASYQAALAIGIGPALAVPLTARGYVIGVLYLARPRGGVPFDDDDVALAVDLAARAGSAVDNARMFAARAEVAETLQRSLLPPSLPDVPGLDLAARYRPLHSGLEVGGDFYDCYPVGDTWAFMLGDVVGNGPRAAAVTALVRHTARAVAPYVSGPSAVVHAVREALVAGDDDEVFCTLLYGSISRRADGLDLDVIGAGHPQPYVVRAGGGVDRVPTAGSLLGMVPPVALDPLRVTLAPGDVLVCVTDGVLEARHAPTWDTPAEGEAFFDEDGLLDVLRACAGRTADEVAGAIEAAVLEFTGGRAPDDVAILVLRAR, encoded by the coding sequence GTGACGTCGTACGCCGAGCGCGAGAACGACCGTGCGCTCGGCCCCACGGTCGACTCCGCCTGGCCCGCCGTCATCGTCACCGACCCCGAGCTCCGCGTCCTGCACTGGAGCCGATCCGCGACCGCCGTGTACGGCTGGACGGAGGAGGAGGCGCTCGGCCGCCGGCTGGGCGAGCTCGTCGCCGACACCCTCGACTCCGAGGCGGCGGTCGCGATCGTCAGCCAGCTCTCCGCGGGCGAGTCGTGGGACGGCACCTACCCGATGCGGCACAAGGACGGGTCGTCGTTCGTCGTGCACGTCCGCGACACCCCCGTCTTCGCCGAGGACGGGCGGCTCGTCGCGATCATCGGCCTGTCGTACCCCCTCGGCGAGGAACGCCTGCCGATCCTCGCCGCCGAGCGCGGCGCGCGGTCCTCCGCCGAACGCGCCACCGAACGCCTCCGCCGCCTCCAGCAGGTCACCGCCGCGCTGTCCCGCGCGATGACGACCGACGAGACCATCGACCTCGTCCTGCGCCGCGGCATGGAGCTGGAGGGCGCCGGGTCGGGGTCGATCTGGCTGCTGGACGAGAGCACCCGCGTGCTCCGCTTCGCCGGGGCCGTGGGGATGATGCCGGGGGTCGACCAGAAGTACGCCACCATCCCCGTCGACGCCGACCTGCCCGCAGGCGCGGTCGTGCGGTCGAAGCGCGCGCTGTACCTGCGCTCGCGGGCGCAGCGCGACGAGGACTGGCCCGCCATCGCCGGCACGCCGAGCGCGATGGAGGCCATCGCCGTCGTGCCGCTCGTCGTGGACGACCGCGCGATCGGCTGCCTGTCGTTCGGGTTCCCCGAGATCCGCGAGTTCGGCGAGGGCGAGCGCGACTTCCTCGCCGCCCTCGCCAACGTCTGCGCGCAGGTCATCGACCGCGCCCGTCTCTACGAGGCCGAACGCGCCGCGAGCGGCCGCGTCGCGTTCCTCGCCGAGGCGAGCCGCGTCCTCAACACCAGCCTCGACTACGACGTCACGGTCCAGCGCGTCGTCTCGCTGCTGCTGGAGTCGTTCGCCACGATCGTCGTCGTCGACCTCCTGTCGCCCGACGGCTCCATCGAGCGCGCCGCCATGGCCGCAGCCGACCCGTCGAAGCAGGACGCGCTGGAGTCGTTGCGCCGCAACCCGATCAAGCCCGGCAGCTCCGGCTGGGAGGTCCTCACGACGGGCAAGCCGCGCGTCATCCCCGAGGTCGACGACGAGACGCTACGACGGAACACCCCGGACGAGGCGTCGTACCAGGCGGCCCTCGCCATCGGCATCGGCCCCGCGCTCGCCGTGCCGCTCACCGCGCGCGGCTACGTCATCGGCGTGCTCTACCTCGCGCGGCCCCGCGGCGGCGTGCCGTTCGACGACGACGACGTCGCGCTCGCCGTCGACCTCGCCGCCCGGGCGGGCAGCGCCGTCGACAACGCGCGGATGTTCGCGGCGCGCGCGGAGGTCGCCGAGACGCTGCAGCGCTCCCTGCTGCCACCCTCGCTGCCCGACGTGCCGGGCCTCGACCTCGCCGCGCGGTACCGCCCGCTGCACTCCGGCCTCGAGGTAGGCGGCGACTTCTACGACTGCTACCCCGTCGGCGACACCTGGGCGTTCATGCTCGGCGACGTCGTCGGCAACGGCCCCCGCGCCGCCGCCGTCACCGCGCTCGTCCGGCACACCGCGCGCGCCGTGGCGCCGTACGTCTCCGGCCCCTCGGCCGTCGTCCACGCCGTCCGCGAGGCGCTCGTCGCGGGCGACGACGACGAGGTGTTCTGCACCCTGCTGTACGGCTCCATCTCGCGCCGCGCCGACGGCCTCGACCTCGACGTCATCGGGGCGGGGCACCCGCAGCCGTACGTCGTCCGCGCCGGCGGCGGCGTCGACCGCGTGCCGACGGCGGGCAGCCTGCTCGGCATGGTGCCGCCCGTCGCCCTCGACCCGCTGCGCGTGACGCTCGCGCCGGGCGATGTGCTCGTCTGCGTCACCGACGGCGTGCTGGAGGCGCGGCACGCGCCGACGTGGGACACGCCGGCCGAGGGGGAGGCGTTCTTCGACGAGGATGGCCTGCTCGACGTGCTGCGCGCCTGCGCGGGGCGGACCGCCGACGAGGTGGCCGGGGCGATCGAGGCGGCGGTGCTGGAGTTCACCGGCGGCCGCGCGCCCGACGACGTCGCGATCCTGGTCCTGCGCGCGCGGTGA